In one Nicotiana sylvestris chromosome 8, ASM39365v2, whole genome shotgun sequence genomic region, the following are encoded:
- the LOC138875388 gene encoding uncharacterized protein translates to MSSRQTAEASPVVVTGILTIQSHDVYALIDPGSTLSYVTPFVAMEFGIEPDQLHEPFSVSTPVGEPITVGRVYSRNTTTDLIELGMVDFDVIMGMDWLYYCFSKLDCRTRTMRLEFYNDPDVEWKGDNVVPKGRLISYLKAAKMIKKRCICHLVWVTDTNVEAPSLESVLVVNRFPDVFPDELPGIPPDREIDFGIDVMPGTQPISIPPYRMALAELKKLKEQLKDLLEKGFIQWSVSPWGTPVIWDDHADHLRAVLQTL, encoded by the exons atgagtAGTCGCCAGACCGCAGAGGCTTCTCCGgttgttgttacaggtattctgactatccaatctcatgatgtgtatgcacttattgaccccggttccaccttgtcctatgttacaccttttgttgctatggaatttgggatagaaccggATCAGCTTCATGAGCCATTTTCGGTGTCTACTCCAGTTGGTGAGCCAATTACGGTTGGTCGAGTTTATAGTAGAAATACCACGACCGATCTTATTGAATTAgggatggttgattttgatgtaataatgggaatggattggctttattatTGCTTTTCCAAACTTGATTGTCGTACTAGAACAATGAGGCTTGAATTTTATAATGATCCCGAtgttgaatggaagggagataatgtagtgcctaaaggtcgtcttatttcttaccttaaggccgcgAAGATGATAAAGAAGAGGTGTATCTGTCATTTAGTTTGGGTTACAGACACCAATGTCGAGGCACCTAGCCTTGAGTCAGTGCTAGTTGTGAATAGATTTCCGGATGTCTTTCCAGATGAACTCCCTGGGATCCCACCAGATAGGGAGATcgattttgggatcgatgtgatgccaggcacgcagcctatatcaattccaccttacagaatggcactAGCAGAATTGAAaaagctaaaggaacaattgaaggatttgctagagaagggtttcatccagtggagtgtgtcaccgtggggcaCACCGGTcat ttgggatgaccatgctgaccatctcagggcagttctgcagacACTTTAG